ACTGGAGTTGTCGATCACCTGACGGGCGGGGCGGTGGTTCGGATGCGTATCGGGCGGCACGATCGGGCGGGCGGAGCGACGAGGCGGAGCGGGGTCGCGGTGGCCGTGGTCGCCGCGGTGCTGCTCCTCGTCGCCGCCTGCAGCAGCGGCGGCAGCAGCAGCGCGTCGTCGAAGGCCAGCAGCTCGCCGTCGTCCGGTCCGAGCGCCTCGGCGTCGCCCAGCGCGAGCGCGTCGCCGTCCGCGAGCGCCTCGGCGTCGTCGGCAGGCTCCCAACCGGCCGACCCGGCCGCCGCGAAGGCCGAGATCACCAAGAACTGGGAGGCCTTCTTCAACGCCAAGACCTCGACGCCCGAGCGGCTCAAGCTGCTCCAGAACGGGCAGGTGCTCGCGCCGGCCATCGGCGTACTCAGCCAGAGCTCCCGGGGCCAGGCGGCCAGCTCCACCGTCACGTCGGTCACCTTCACCAGCGCTTCCACCGCCCGGGTCGGCTACACGATCTCCCTGGGCGGCCGGGTGGTGCTCCCCAACGGCACCGGCGAGTCGGTCCTGGACAACGGCACCTGGAAGGTCGGCACCAAGAGTCTGTGCGGGCTGCTCGCACTGGTCGCGTCCGGAAAGGCGATACCCGGCTGCTGAGCCGCAGGGAGCAATCTTCGCGCGCAGTCGACGTGCCCGCTCGACTATCCGACCGTCGGTCGAGCAGACTGCGGGTATGGGATTCGACCTGAACGGCCTCCTCGACGCCCGCCGGGGGGAGGGGTACGAGCTGCACGGCCGGCACGTCAACCACCAGGTGCCGCGCATGCTGCACGCCATCGGCTTCGACAAGGAGTACGAGCGGGCCGAGGGTGCCTACCTCTGGGACCGGGCCGGAACCCGCTACCTGGACTACCTCGCCGGGTTCGGCGTGTTCGGCGTCGGCCGCAACCACCCGGTGGTCCGGGAGGCGCTCCGCACGGTCATCGACGGCGAGCTCGCCGACATGGTCCAGTTCGACTGCCCGCTGCTCGCGGGCCTGTTCGCCGAACAGCTGCTGGCGAAGGCGCCGGGTCTCGAGCGGGCGTTCTTCTGCAACAGCGGGTCCGAGGCGGTCGAGGCCTCCCTGAAGTACGCCCGGTGCGCCACCGGCCGGGGCCGGATCGTCTACGCCGACCACGCCTACCACGGTCTGACGGCCGGATCGCTGTCGGTCAACGGCGCGGAGGAGTTCCGCGCCGGATTCGCTCCGCTCCTGCCCGACACCCGGATCCCGTTCGGCGATCTCGAGGCACTCGAGCGCGAACTGAAGAAGGGCGACGTCGCGGCGTTCCTGGTCGAACCGGTCCAGGGCAAGGGCGTCTACGTCTCGCCGCCCGGATTCCTCGGCGCCGCACAGCGACTGCTGCACAAATACGGCGCGCTACTCATCTGCGACGAGGTGCAGTGCGGGATCGGCCGCACCGGCCGGTTCTTCGCCTACCAGCATGAAGACGACGTCGAGCCCGACATCGTGACCGTGGCGAAGGCGCTGTCCGGCGGCTTCGTCCCGATCGGCGCGACGCTGACCAAGAAGTGGGTCTTCGAGAAGGTCTACTCCTCACTCGACCGCGTGTTCGTCCACGCCTCAACCTTCGCCGGAAACGCGCTGGCGATGGCGGCGGGGCTGGCCACTCTCGCCGTCATCGAGGACGAGGGCCTCATCGCCAACGCGGAACGCACCGGTCTCGCCCTGCGTACGGGGCTGCAGGCCATGGCGGAACGCTACGAGCTGATCTCCGAGATCCGCGGCCGCGGCCTGATGATCGGTATCGAGTTCGGCAAACCGCGCGGGCTGAAGCTGCGGGGCGGCTGGAACATGCTGCAGGCCGCGCGGCACGGACTGTTCGCGCAGATGGTCGTCGTACCGCTGTTCCAGCGGCACCACATCCTCACCCAGGTCGCGGGCGACCACATCGATGTGATCAAGCTGATCCCGCCACTGATCATCGGTGAGCCGGAGGTGTCGACCTTCCTCGAGTCCTTCGGCGAGCTGATGGACGACGCACACGGTGGCCGCGGACTGATCTGGGACTTCGGCCGCACTCTGGTCAAGCAGGCGCTGATCCGCTGAAAAGGCGCCGGAACTATCGTGAGGTAGGCTAACGACGCTGGCTCGGCGCAGCGCGGCGACCGCTCGGCATCCCCTTCCTCGATCCGCCCGGAGCCGCCCTGATGTTCGGTCGCGCGATCACCCCACGGGTGGCCGTCAGCGTCGTCTTCGTGGCCTCGATGTTCGTCAACATCATGGACGCGACCATCGTCAACGTCGCGCTGCCGACCATCAGCCGCGACTTCCACATCGCGGCGGCGTCCAGCGGGGCGGTGGCCGTCGGCTACCTGGTCAGCCTCGCGATCTTCATCCCGGCATCCGGCTGGGTGGGTGACCGCTTCGGCACCAAGCGGACCGTGCTCTTCGCGCTCGCGGTGTTCACCGGCGCCTCCGCACTGTGCGGGCTGGCGCAGAGCCTCCCCCAGCTGATCGCCTTCCGGGTGCTGCAGGGCGCCGGCGGCGGAATGCTGATCCCGGTCGGGATGGCCATGCTCTACCGGGCCTTCCCGCCGGCCGAGCGCATCCGCGCCTCACGCATCCTCACCATCCCGACCGCGACGGCGCCCGCACTCGGTCCCGTCATCGGCGGACTGCTCGTCGACCAGCTGTCGTGGCGCTGGGTCTTCTACGTCAACGTCCCGATCGGCATCGCGGCGTTCCTCTTCGGGCTCGTCTTTCTTCCCGAGCACCGGGAGAAGATCCCGGGCCGGTTCGACCTGCCCGGGTTCCTGCTGTCCGGCTTCGGTTTCGCGATGTTGATGTACGCGCTGAGCGAGGGGGCGTCCCGCGGCTGGGGGTCGACCGAGATCCTCGCGACCGGTCTGCTCGGGCTGCTGCTCGTCGGCGTACTGGTGCCGGTGGAGCTGCGGGTCTCGCAGCCGATGATCAATCTGCGGCTCTACCGCGACCGGCTCTTCCGCAACACCAACCTGCTCACGATCTGCTCGGCGGCCGGCTTCCTCGGCGCGCTCTACGCATTCCCGCTCCTGCTGCAGGACGGGCTCGGGATGTCGGCGCTGGCGTCCGGCCTGAACACCTTCCCCGAGGCGATCGGGGTGATGACCGCCTCCCAGATCGTGACCCGCATCTATCCGCGGATCGGCCCGCGCCGG
Above is a genomic segment from Mycobacteriales bacterium containing:
- a CDS encoding aspartate aminotransferase family protein; the protein is MGFDLNGLLDARRGEGYELHGRHVNHQVPRMLHAIGFDKEYERAEGAYLWDRAGTRYLDYLAGFGVFGVGRNHPVVREALRTVIDGELADMVQFDCPLLAGLFAEQLLAKAPGLERAFFCNSGSEAVEASLKYARCATGRGRIVYADHAYHGLTAGSLSVNGAEEFRAGFAPLLPDTRIPFGDLEALERELKKGDVAAFLVEPVQGKGVYVSPPGFLGAAQRLLHKYGALLICDEVQCGIGRTGRFFAYQHEDDVEPDIVTVAKALSGGFVPIGATLTKKWVFEKVYSSLDRVFVHASTFAGNALAMAAGLATLAVIEDEGLIANAERTGLALRTGLQAMAERYELISEIRGRGLMIGIEFGKPRGLKLRGGWNMLQAARHGLFAQMVVVPLFQRHHILTQVAGDHIDVIKLIPPLIIGEPEVSTFLESFGELMDDAHGGRGLIWDFGRTLVKQALIR
- a CDS encoding MDR family MFS transporter, whose translation is MFGRAITPRVAVSVVFVASMFVNIMDATIVNVALPTISRDFHIAAASSGAVAVGYLVSLAIFIPASGWVGDRFGTKRTVLFALAVFTGASALCGLAQSLPQLIAFRVLQGAGGGMLIPVGMAMLYRAFPPAERIRASRILTIPTATAPALGPVIGGLLVDQLSWRWVFYVNVPIGIAAFLFGLVFLPEHREKIPGRFDLPGFLLSGFGFAMLMYALSEGASRGWGSTEILATGLLGLLLVGVLVPVELRVSQPMINLRLYRDRLFRNTNLLTICSAAGFLGALYAFPLLLQDGLGMSALASGLNTFPEAIGVMTASQIVTRIYPRIGPRRLLTTGFIGVPLLLVSLGFIDGTTNLWLVRLVMFVLGLMMATIFLPTQAASLATISSADTGRGSTLYSAVRQLGSALGVAVLGTVIISVGPTTLTRSGPVPNLAAYHAAFFAAAGLVFAGLVFARAVRDRDAAGTMAPRRTDTPPAEGAGSTAGSPGEREPVGTPAVGGPAE